One segment of Carcharodon carcharias isolate sCarCar2 chromosome 16, sCarCar2.pri, whole genome shotgun sequence DNA contains the following:
- the LOC121289002 gene encoding zinc finger protein Gfi-1-like codes for MPRSFLVKSKKAHSYHQHRHIEDDYNNKLEHILADICSESRISEDAVYCPDVPCADSKGKFSPKPQLVEAADVPESPASCEGSVCGRAPEYENFWRPPSPSASPVSEKSLSPSMEESHPFALPFKQYGWNSYTGSELKYLVQNYRSPALERSSAVGLYSERNSTTGLYSDLVPASGLYSDIGTAPSLYSERGSSFHEKRSEIKAESELLCTRLLLNNGSYKCIKCSKVFSTPHGLEVHVRRSHSGTRPFACDSCGKTFGHAVSLEQHKAVHSQERSFDCKICGKTFKRSSTLSTHLLIHSDTRPYPCQYCGKRFHQKSDMKKHTFIHTGEKPHKCQVCGKAFSQSSNLITHSRKHTGFKPFGCDLCGKGFQRKVDLRRHRETQHDLK; via the exons ATGCCACGATCATTCCTGGTGAAGAGCAAGAAAGCGCACAGCTACCACCAGCATCGACACATTGAGGATGATTACAATAACAAGCTGGAGCACATCCTGGCAGATATCTGCTCAG AGAGCAGGATATCAGAAGATGCTGTCTATTGCCCAGATGTCCCTTGTGCGGACTCCAAGGGCAAATTTTCGCCGAAACCTCAGCTGGTGGAAGCGGCTGACGTGCCAGAGTCTCCGGCGAGCTGTGAGGGCAGTGTCTGTGGCAGAGCCCCCGAGTATGAGAACTTCTGGAgacccccttctccatctgcgtCACCAG TCTCTGAGAAATCTCTCTCCCCGTCTATGGAGGAGAGCCATCCATTTGCGTTACCCTTCAAGCAATACGGATGGAATAGTTACACAGGCTCTGAGTTGAAGTACCTGGTGCAGAATTACCGCTCCCCAGCTTTGGAACGGAGCTCCGCTGTGGGGCTCTACAGCGAACGGAACTCCACCACTGGCCTTTACAGTGACCTCGTCCCCGCCTCTGGCCTCTACAGCGACATTGGCACTGCCCCCAGTCTGTACAGCGAGCGCGGCTCCAGCTTCCACGAGAAAAGAAGCGAAATCAAAGCAGAGTCGGAGCTTCTTTGCACCCGGTTGCTCCTGAACAACGGCTCTTACAAATGCATCAAATGCAGCAAG GTGTTCTCCACTCCTCACGGTCTGGAAGTCCACGTCCGTCGGTCTCACAGTGGCACCCGCCCCTTCGCCTGTGACAGTTGTGGCAAAACATTTGGCCATGCGGTCAGTCTGGAGCAGCACAAAGCAGTGCACTCACAG GAAAGGAGCTTTGACTGCAAGATCTGCGGTAAAACTTTTAAAAGATCTTCCACATTGTCCACACACTTGTTGATTCACTCAGACACCAGGCCTTACCCCTGTCAGTACTGCGGGAAGAGATTTCACCAGAAGTCAGACATGAAAAAGCACACCTTCATTCACACAG GTGAAaagcctcacaagtgccaggtatGTGGCAAAGCTTTCAGCCAGAGCTCGAATCTGATCACGCACAGTCGCAAGCACACTGGCTTTAAGCCGTTCGGCTGTGATCTGTGTGGTAAAGGATTCCAGAGGAAAGTGGATCTCCGAAGGCACCGTGAGACACAACACGATTTAAAATAG